A region of the Carettochelys insculpta isolate YL-2023 chromosome 11, ASM3395843v1, whole genome shotgun sequence genome:
GcttgttttcatttgctttccCTTTGTGAATGGCACCACAGGTTGAAATTGAGAGATGTTCAGAAATAATGAATTGTGTTATCAAGACTTTTACGTTAGAATGGGCAAGAAGAAGCAAAAGTTGCTAGGAGAGGGAGGGTTTCTTCATGTCTTGTCGTGGGAAAGTTCAGGAATTCATACATGGGCTCACACCCTTATTCAGCTCCATTTTGCCCAGTTTTTCAGCTCCCTCTAATCCCATTTCCAACAGTCGTCAGTTTCCATCACAGTGTCTTTGCTTTGCATCCAGCCTGGAGCAGGCTGTGAAGAACATATGGCCCCTTTAAGGGCTGCACGCCATTCATCAGCTGTCAGAGCTTTCTAAAAACAGTTTGCATACCTGTCTTTTCCACCCATGtccttattttttccatccatgtgcagaatgatttttatgcacactgaggcatgtatgaatgtgcaccaccagtggaaacaaaacctagctgtgggtgctctgctaattagctgggtggcatttgactctctcctaagCAGCTGCACAAGAGCATAGCTTACAGTTCTGTATGTTTTGTACCCATTCCATTGCCTACCTACTTGtgagggggtgggatgggaaggaggaaggaagtgtATAGAAAGGGCATCCTGCCTCTGTAATTAGTGGAAGCTATCTCAGGAATGAGGAAACAGAATCACAGATTAGCTACAACTAGCATTTAACACCAGGCAAAGGCCTACATCCAAGAACTGTGAGCGCCTGATTCTCAGCACACCACTCCTGAGACTGAAGCAGTGGGAGAAGGCAACAATGCAGACTGCGTCAGCTGGGGATTCGTACACTATGGAAAACCTCCACTAGGCATACTAACTGGCTTTACAACCCTTGGTTCTGACAGAGTGGTGCAGAGGTCCATGAAAATAGGGACAGTAACAGAGAATGGGTTCTTCACAGCAAATGTCTAGAATCttaattttctttaaattaaatcTTATGTTCCTCCCGGACGGAGTGTGCCACCAGAGCATGCTGACATGgtgtccagtgttccctttaaactgagcacttgggcagccagcgGGCAGctattcaggtgccacccagctgattagctaaGCACACAGtctcctgcagctggcagcacgtttctactggtggcacacatctgcacatgccttggtgtacaccacaaaatttattctgaccatggatagaaaaaaattagaggaaacagcAGCAGCGTCATGTGACCTCCCTGCTCAATCCACACTCTGGCAAAGCTAAAACATATTTTTTACAAACAATGTGACACCCACTGctgaaaatatattgattttgcAGCTTTTTGTCCTTGTCTTAACAACTTATTAAGTCATTCCTCTTTGAAAGTTATGAAACGATGAAGACAAATGCACTATGGCAGGCGGCACTCTTCCAAATAAATCAGAAAGTACTGTCAAATGTTGCACTGTTCGTAGGAAAATATATTCAACCTATGGCAAATATTGAGATAATACTTTCTAAAATATTTTAGCATTGGAATTCTTGCCACCACATGAAATATAggtaatttttcttctttaagaTCAATAAAAGGTCCGTTTTCAAAATGACTTTATATTGATTGAAGGGTCAGAAATGCCCTAGGTATTGATTGTTTGCACATAATCCACTTTTCACTCAGTAAGTTAACATGGTCTTCACAGCCAAATGAAAAGAGATCCAGTATATCAttgaagcaaaatattttcattgcatTTAAAAAATGGCTTTCATCATTCACTGATGTCTCATTCAGAACTTCCTTTTCTTGGCCTAGGAAGTGGACTTGCATAGAGTGAACAGCCAGGACAAGCTTGGCCTTACTGTGTGTTATAGAACTGATGATGAAGATGACATTGGTATTTATGTTAGCGAGGTAAGACTGAGCTGTTTTACATATGGTACAATCTGTCTTTTAAACTGTAGTCTTGGGAATAAGAAAAATGTCAGCCCTGGTCCAATTCTGTCATGTCTGGTAATGTTCCAGAAAAGTTTGGGAATGGAATAATTAGAAGATTGGTGAAATAATGGGATCTTATTTTCTTTTCCACAATTAATAGGTAAAAATCCGTGTaccttgaagtcaatggcaaaattcctattAACTTtagtggggccaagatttcacccaatATTTCAATTTAGTGCACAACCAAAGACAAGATTGTAAAACAGAAAACTATTTCCTTCTGGCGTTTCCTATCTGTGTTTCTTCTTCTGCATTCATGTCTCTAAGAGTTACATCTATTTATATTTCTACAATTTAAGACCCGTGCATTTGTTTTAGATCCACCAACCATGGAACTTCCTAATCTCCTTTAAAACCAGGTATTGTCCATCATCAATTAATTTGGCAGCAATTCACATTTACCCAACTTACAGTTGTGTTGATGAGGCTTCCATATAATCTGATCCTTCCCTGTGTACCCCCCAGTGCAACTACCCTTACCCACCCATGTAGTCAGAGGGTAACACAATGTGTGGCCCCCAGATGAGCTGCACCAACCCAGCCTTTTTTATATGCCATACCCCATGTTAATAACTTGGAGTGCAGTACATGTATGGACAGAGTATGTAAGTCTATGATAAAAAGTTTCACCTCAAGCTCCAGTGATTGGACTTTTGTTCTGTCCCATGGAACAACATTGTTCAGAGAAGCACCAACCATTGCAAAATCCCACAGTCACATGACATGCATGAAAAATGGGAAGGAGTCAACAGTATCTATACAAAAAGCCTGAGTCTGATATCCCTAACGTAAATCCCACAGAAATCTGTCCTTGGCTTCCCAAGGGAAGTTTATGTtcattttttgtcaaaaaattgCTTTTTCCTGTCAACATGGAAATTGCCACTGAAACTGGTTGATTTTCATGAAACTTTTCAGGTTTTCAATAAAAATCCAAACATTTTTCATGGAAAAAGTGCCGAGCAAAATGGAACATTGTTCATTTTCTtagaaattgttctcagtaacAAAAATGTCTCAAGCACCTCTAGATGAGCCCCACAACATAACCTGGAGACAACGTCAGAGGGCAAAGCAGATGCTTTGTACTCTAGCCTTTTTTCACCTTCAGAGTTACTCCAGAACTGTTGCATAAGAACATAGGGTGAAGAGAATGGATCAGCACAATGGTCcttctagcctagtatcctgttcTCCAGCAGAAGCCAATGTCatatgcttcagagggaatgagcagaacagggtaGTTATCAATTGATCCACCATCTatcacccactcccagcttctggaagtcaagaggctggggacacccagAATGTGGTTAGGTCCCTGACTATCTTGACCAATAATAATTGACAAACTCCTTGAAGCTACCTAGTTCTCTTTTAAGCATCAGTTTAGTTcaggctttcacaacatcccaaGGCAGTGAGTTCCAGAGTTTGACTGTGGATTGTGTGAATTAgtaatttttttgtttgatttaaaccTCCCGCCTATTGATTTTAGCTGGTGGTACCCCAGCTCTTGTGTTACTTGAAGGAGTAAATATTACCTTGTctctttcttcacaccattcatgattttatagacttctatcttATCCCCCCCATTAAATGATTGTGCCAACCAACATGAAATACCACATCCTCTCTACCAGGAAATAAAAATACATCTatttagtaaaacaaaaagcagtcaagtagcactttaaagactagcaaaatagtttattaggtgagctttcgtgggacagacccacttagtaGTGTCAGATCATAAGCTCCTAAAAATGCTGTCATTGAACATCACGATCATGACATTGACACCTAATGCTTATGTTTACTGTAATAGATCTATATAGTGTATTTAACTCCAGATTAAATTTGCCAAGAATTTGTAATGTTCTCTGCATCTGTTGTCTATTTATAATTGTTCTGACAGccaaaataaaaagaacaaaattgCAAGTGTTTTCATTAGGTTGCAACTGAATATTTCGTGCCTACTTGACATTCTGTGCTTCCTTTCATCCAACAGTCATTTATACACGGACTTAGCTAACCTTTTACCATTCATTTCAAATAAAATAGCTATTTAGGGAAAAACAAGCTTAAATTTAACACATTCCTCCTCTACAATATATCAAGTAGGGCCTAACCCTTCCGTTCTGGAAAAGATTTGCAAACATAGATCAGACAACtgcatttgaaaatgaaaatgttaattaTGAAAGCGCAAATGAGAAGACTTTTCTAGTATGTAACACAAGTCTGTCTTCTGTGGAGGCTCATGTCAGGAAGAAAACATTATACATTTAACCCAGTCATTTTAATTTCTGGTTCACCCTGTCTTATGAAAGCAAGGGAGCCTGCTAATAATTATGTATGAAGTTAGAAACCCTGAACCCAGCACTGAATACTGTCATCTCCATTCAGCCCACATTGCTTGCATTGCAGATTATCATGTGTAAATGGGAAGTGATTGAAATCTCTTTTTAAACTTCCATAGCATTTACAAGCAGGATTTTATTTGTGCCaggctgagccctggcacctgtAGGCTGGGCAGTTAAGATGCATCAGTTATGAATGTCAAAAAAATTACTTGTACCCAAGCACTGGTTTTCATTACAAAATAAGCACTGTTTACCCTTTTTCTCGCTTGCAGATTGATCCCAACAGCATCGCCGCAAGAGATGGTCGCCTACGAGAGGGAGATCGCATTATTCAAGTATGTGtgcaaataattcagaaataacttGCTTTCCAAGGTGTACAGTAGGCACTTGAACATACCTATCAAATTGGTTCACGCACTTTATTTTAAGATTGCTGCCATGAATCATTCCATTATAACCCTAATAATTTGGCACTCCCTTGTAATTTTCTTCAAAGATTTTCCTTTGAGCTACCATTTTTCAGATTTATGGCCTGTCTAGACAGAGCATCAAGATGGGATATAACTGATTATGCAGAACTCTGATGCTGTGCACTGAGAGTTCCCTTTAGTGCATGATAGCAGGTCCACAGTTAATACGTGGCAGGTTAGTGAATGATTGATTTACAGCTCACCTTGCTGCATAGTTTTCCCATTTGGACATGTCCTCAGTGCAAACTCTTATGGGTCACTTTTTGGTTGCATTGAAGTTGCAGTTGTAGTGTACTAGCCCAAACGGTTCTATTTTGAAAGACTGAGTAAAACCAGATATGCCATTTTTGAGTTGTGTGGCAGTGAAAAGTTAGCCAATATTCTCCACCTCTTTTTTCCATCTCTTTAACATACCTTCTGGCCTAGTCTACATTAGAATATTTTACTAGCAATACCTGGGTGTTTTTCAGCCCAGCCTGCAACACATCCTTGCTTAATTTTGTCTGCTGCCAAGGAAACCCTCCATTTTTTCCAACAATTATTCTCCTCTGTGGAGCATCATACAAACCATTCCTACTGCTGGTGGAACAACGTGGTGGCACAGATACTTGTACCACTGTAAGCAGTTCTCCCACAACACAACATCTACTGCAGGAGTGATTTATCTAGTAGTACTTTAGAACTCAAGCTCATACTGACTAGAAGGGTACTCCCATTTTAATTGCTGGTGTGGTCTTCACTGGGAAATTCTGTCCCTCTTAGCCATATCCAcagttattaaattattttggttCCCCATTGTTGTGGTTCTGCTCATGTCTTACCCCTCCTCTCTGGTTCTAGCTCTGTGGTAAGACTCCTTCCATATAcctacacatatataaaaactaTGAAAAACATAGGGCAGACACTAGGCTCAGGTTTTCTCCACCAAAATGTCTGCCATGGCCCTCTACATGCTCTGCTCTCACAGATGTGTTCAGAGACGATATGCATCATGTCTAAGATGAGACACTGTCCAGCCATACAGCACCGTGGATCCCACCACAATGGAACTGGAGCATCCGGATGGCAACATTAGTTCAGATTTTTCTCATGCATTTGTTTTTTTGCTATGTATATAATTTTAGATTAATGGCATAGCAGTACAGAACCGAGAAGAGGCTGTAGCACTCCTAACCAGTGAAGAGAGCAAGAATGTCTCCTTACTTGTAGCAAGACCAGAAATTCAGGTACCAAAAGACTATTATATACTTACTATGTGATTTTGAGGAGAATTGTTTAATTTGTTAAAAAACTAATATGCAGCTTGACTGGAGACACCCACAGCAAGTGAAATAAGTTCATGAACATTCACTATGATATTTTTGTCACACTTATATTAAGGTTCAATTTATAAAGGGTTTATAAATAATTAGCTGTGTAACTATATTACACATATGAGGAATATCTGTTACAGATGGTTATAGATACATCAGTAGAAAGTGTGAATAGTTGCATGCCATAGTTACAAATAATCTGTTGGTCTCTATGATATGCTATAGCAATTGATTAACCAGCACTTACTAATCATTTGTGAGCTCTGTGTGCACCATCTATAAATGGAGCCTTTATGTGAAGTGTGACTGATATTTTGGTCAGGTCTAACATAGACGGCTTTGTCCTCTCAGCTGCGAGACCTATTCGAAACTGAATGCTAccctgcttgctccctgggtgggATTTGAGTGTCACACACATTCAGCAGTATTAGTAGAACTATAGTTGTCCTATGGATATGTCTCCGTTGCTCAAAACTGTATTGTGATAGTGAATAGGGAGGTGGGGGACATGGAATAAGGGTCAGGCTGGAGAATTTACAGCTACCTGGACACTTCTCTTCTTTCCTTGGAAAGCGGGGGAGGAGGGATATGTGGCTTCTTTCACATCCCTAGAATACAGAACATTACATCACATCCAAGAATGGCATCTACCTAGCCTGACCACCAAGGGGTTCAAGATTTGAGTCTAGAATtaagatagagagagagaaagagaaagattgATTGATTGTAGCCACATACAGAAAAACAGTAACCCACCTGAGAAGTAAATAAGTATATTCCCAGAAACAGCATGAGATTGGGGGCGTGCAGTAGTATGGGGGGGACTTTTGAGGAAACACAAGGaaagatttattttgttttgttttttagaatAGATTTGTATTCCAAACTGAGTGAATAGCAAAAATCTCTGATTACAGGCCTGATCCTGGTACTGGAATCTAATCAGCCACATGCCAAAAAGGGATTGATCCCAAAAGTTTGTCTTTGTGGCAGGTCATTGTTTGTACTTAGAGTAGCACATATGGAATGGCTGCATGTTCATTCCCATGTGTGCAGTGTAGTGGTAACTGTTTCAGTCCTGTGGTATTAGGGACAAGGTGGGGAAAGTAATACCATTTttggaccatcttctgttggtgagagaaacaagctttgtAGCCATAGAGGTCCAGTCTGGGAAAGGTTCTCCAGCATCATGGCTAAATGCAGGGTGCAACAGATTCTTTAACATCGGTAGTTAGCGTAAGTAATAAGGGGCCATTCAAGTAAGAGTGGTTCATTAACAACTTTTATCTCATAAGACAACAAGGGGGTTAATGGGTGACATTGTAAAAGctataaatccagtgtctctgtccagtccctgcttTTCAGTGTCTCACAGAGTAAGCAATTTATACTCCcaagctcatcactgaatgtGTGTAACTGGAACCATCCCATCCACAAGGCGATTTGGCCCATTCCCCTCGCCTTTGGGGGCGCAACATCAGCTACCCCcgctgtcctatggacaggatgggggAGTATTACTTGGGGGCAGGtagtggcagtagcagcagcaggtctCATCCCCACCACCTTGCACTCATTACACGGGTggcgccagcagcagccagctccgCTTGGCCATGCCCTTCCGGCCCCCTGAACTCCGCttctctgtggcagcaggaggCGGCTCCCCTCCCTGTTGCCCATGTAGAAGCAggtctcagcaggctgggaggacgCAGTtctgagcaggctgctgctcatgctgcATGGTGAGTCTGGGGGGTAGCGGAGCCAAGGGGGGGGCGACCCCCTGCTgtgcctctgctgcccacctctgagccctgcccccagatAATCCCCGGTCTGGTTAGTCAGAGAGGGAGTAagggggtgaagtgggggaggggcagggcccatgGCATGAGGAGGCTGTCCAGTGCCACACGCCTTCAGCACTGGGCAAAGTTGCCTAGGccttccccctgctgctggccaggacatACCcatgtgcaggtttcctttgaggatgaggactaaAAGGTCAGGCATGGAGTGATATACAACAAGGCTGCAGAAAGTCACTTGCCTGATTCTCCTGATCATTTCCCACAAAGAGGGAGCATATATTTATGTCCCTTTTCACCCTTATGACAGCACTtgctgggtgggttttttttatttattccttTTCATGTAGCTGGATGAAGGATGGCTGGATGATGACAGAAATGATTTTCTGGATGACTTACACATGGACATGCTAGAGGAACAGCACCACCAGGCAATGCAGTTTACTGCCAGCATGCTTCAGCAGGTAACACCACTCCGTTGTGCAGCGTTGTCAAAACGTCACACTGCCCTTCATGCACAGATACTGAACTCGACTGAACGAACTAACCAGTAGCTTTAAGGACAACTGAAGCAAAAAGGGGCTCTGCGTGATGCAGACACATTGCAGGACTATATCTGTAAACTGCAGAGAAGACTTCTGCTAAATAACGTAAATTTTCAGGTCTGCTACTGCCTATTTCAGTAGCCTTTTCCATAGGAATCCAGCATTCTGGTCATCATCACTGAGGTGAATAGAAATAGCTACATTATAGCTAGCAAGATGGACTGGAGGCAAAATAATAAACATAAATCTGTTCTGGAAAGAAAATTCTGGGTGTTTGAATTTTAAGTCAGGTTTAACACACTTGGGTGTGAAGTGGACAGAGAATGTCAGAGATATTATCACAGTAGTACCTAGACCCTTCTGCCTATAGTGCTATTCATTGTACTTACCTGTAGTACAAAACAATCTATTCCCTGATGTGCTTACAATCTTAGTGCACTGTAGAGGCAAAAAGGTGGGGAAAGGGGAGTATttctttacagatggggaagtgagGCAGAGAACAAGTGACTTACCCCAAGTCACACAAAAAGTATGTGGCAGAGCCAAAAATTTAATCCAGATCTCCCGGGTCTCAGCCTAGAATTTAACCACAACACCATCTTACTTCTCTGACCTACATATTTAGAATGCATTTGCAATTATGCTAATTCACATATAATTCTGCAATTCCAGGCCAGAATATTCAACACCAGTTCATTATCTACACTTGGTACAGGATTTTCAAGAAAGTTCTGCTCCTATTTCAGCCCCAGAAATAAGAAATCAAGTTCTGAAAAAGAGCATAGCACATTGTTGGCTCATAAGCCTCACAGTGGGAACTGCTAAATGAAGAGCGACATTTAAAATTTGGTCCTAATTTCAGCAACTGACTGAGATTGAGGATCTTTTGGCAATCTAGCCCCTAGCATAGAGGTTGCACAACTGAAATTCTGCCCAAGCTCCactgaaaatccagcttctgGGAAGGTTTCCTAAACTcactggctatgcctacactagccccaaacttcaaaatgaccatgtaaatggccatttcgaagtatactaatgaagcacagaaatacatattcagcacctcattagcatgcgggcggccgcagcacttcgaaattgatgcggctcaccgccgcgtggcttgtcccgaccgggctccttttcgaaaggaccccacctacttcaaagtccccttattcccatctgctcacaggaataagaggacttcgaaattgatgcagctcaccgccgcgtggcttgtcccgaccgggctccttttcgaaaggaccccacctacttcgaagtcctcttattcctgtgagcagatgggaataaggggactttgaagtaggtggggtcctttcgaaaaggagccccgtcgggacaagccgcgtggtggcgagccacgtcaatttcgaagtgctgcggctgctcacatgctaatgaggtgctgaatatttatttcagcgcttcattagtaaacttcgaaatggccatttacatggccatttcgaagtttggggctagtgtagacatggccactgggTAATAAAGGACCATGCAGTGACTGACAGATTCAGAAAACTTAGAATGCATCAGGACTTTTATCATTTAAACTTGCAAATAGTTTATCTTCAGTGTttacatttatatattttaatttttgatcCTAGAAGAAGCACGAAGAAGATGGGGGCACAACAGATACTGCCACTATTTTATCTAACCAGCACGAAAAAGACAGCGGGGTGGGACGCACAGATGAGAGCACACGGAACGATGAAAGCTCCGAGCAGGAGAACAATGCCGATGACCACACCACTGCCTCCAACACTCTGGGAAGCCAGAAGAAGCTGATGTACGGTCATGACACCCTAAGAAGTGGTGACATGCCATTCAGCAATGAGTCATTTATATCTGCTGATGGCACAGACACAGACTTCCTCAGCATCCCGGTGGATGAGTGCGAGAGATTCCGTGAACTGCTGGAGCTGAAGTGCCAAGTCAAATCTTCCAATCCATACAGTCTCTATTATCATAACAGTACACTGGATATGAGTAAGAGTGACCATGAAAGCGTTGATAGGGAGTTGGAGATGCTGAACGAGGAGCTGCGGAACATTGAGCTAGAATGTCTGAATATCGTCAGAGCTCACAAAATGCAACAGCTGAAGGATCAATACCGGGAGCCCTGGATGCTCCACAACAGTGGGTTCCGTAACTACAACACAAGCATTGATGCGCGCAGGCATGAGCTCTCCGACATTACAGAACTGCCAGAGAAATCTGACAAGGACAGCTCGAGTGCCTATAATACTGGTGAGAGCTGTCGGAGCACACCCCTCACCCTGCAGATTTCTCCTGACAATTCCCTGCGGAGAACGATGGAAAGCCTCAGCGGTCAAGGTAGCGAGGGGGCAGTGGCATATAACGCCTCCCAGAAGAATCTGCTGCCTGGCTCAGAAAGTCACGAATCCAGCTCTGCTAAATCTCTCTCATCACCTAAAGAGCCGGACCTTGGCAAGCAGCTAGATGGCAAAGAGAGAAAAGCCAGTGATGGAAGCAAAAGCCCAGCTCAGAAACTGACTGGCTCCTACCTCTCTCCGTATCATCACTCTCCCTATAAACACGCTCATATCCCAGCCCACGCTCAGCACTATCAGAGCTACATGCAGCTGATCCAACAGAAATCAGCTGTGGAATACGCACAGAGCCAAATGAGCCTAGTGAGCATGTGCAAAGACTTCAATTCGTCGAGCCAGGGTGAGCCCAGGATGGAATGGAAAGTCAAGGTCCGGAGTGATGGAACTCGCTACATCACCAAGAGGCCAGTCAGGGACAGGCTGCTGAGAGAACGTGCCATCAAGATTAAGGAAGAGCGCAGTGGTATGACGACTGACGACGACGCGATAAGTGAGATGAAGATGGGTCGCTACTGGAGCAAGGAGGAACGAAAGCAGCATTTGGTGAAAGCGAAGGAGCAGAGGAGGCGGCGTGAATTTATGATGCAGAGCAGGTTGGATTGTTTAAAGGAACAGCAAGGTGTAGACGAAAAGAAAGAGATGAACATCATTGAACTGAGCCACAAAAAAATGATgaagaaaaggaataaaaaaatctTTGACAACTGGATGACAATCCAAGAACTCTTAACCCACGGCACAAAGTCCCCCGATGGCACAAGGGTGTATAATTCTTTCCTGTCAGTAACTACTGTATAATTGCCATTGCTGAATTATGTACATAAAACGCTACCATTGGGGTAGAAATCCCTGCCTCGTTCAATGTGGCAAGTTTTTTTGTATATAAGATACAGTCATCAACTTTATAATTAAAGTATTGAATTCTACAACTTTGGGTGCCAACATACTATTGGAAAGTGAAGGCAGAGTCTGCCCATCCCCTTTGAAGGCAATATTAACACAACTTTTTGGAATACCAAGTGTACTTTTTTATTCATTACCTTTTACCTGAAGTGTTTAAATATCGGAAAACATATTAACCATACTTAAGCACATAATTCATCGAACCTGTATTCATATAAAAAGTTACACATGCTTTTCTGTGCCTAAAAACACAAAA
Encoded here:
- the PDZRN3 gene encoding E3 ubiquitin-protein ligase PDZRN3 isoform X2, with protein sequence MGTQTEITFEHIMALTKMGSPPPAVSVLDPYLLPEDHSSVHEYYDPNDYMGGIHQEMDRDELELEEVDLHRVNSQDKLGLTVCYRTDDEDDIGIYVSEIDPNSIAARDGRLREGDRIIQINGIAVQNREEAVALLTSEESKNVSLLVARPEIQLDEGWLDDDRNDFLDDLHMDMLEEQHHQAMQFTASMLQQKKHEEDGGTTDTATILSNQHEKDSGVGRTDESTRNDESSEQENNADDHTTASNTLGSQKKLMYGHDTLRSGDMPFSNESFISADGTDTDFLSIPVDECERFRELLELKCQVKSSNPYSLYYHNSTLDMSKSDHESVDRELEMLNEELRNIELECLNIVRAHKMQQLKDQYREPWMLHNSGFRNYNTSIDARRHELSDITELPEKSDKDSSSAYNTGESCRSTPLTLQISPDNSLRRTMESLSGQGSEGAVAYNASQKNLLPGSESHESSSAKSLSSPKEPDLGKQLDGKERKASDGSKSPAQKLTGSYLSPYHHSPYKHAHIPAHAQHYQSYMQLIQQKSAVEYAQSQMSLVSMCKDFNSSSQGEPRMEWKVKVRSDGTRYITKRPVRDRLLRERAIKIKEERSGMTTDDDAISEMKMGRYWSKEERKQHLVKAKEQRRRREFMMQSRLDCLKEQQGVDEKKEMNIIELSHKKMMKKRNKKIFDNWMTIQELLTHGTKSPDGTRVYNSFLSVTTV
- the PDZRN3 gene encoding E3 ubiquitin-protein ligase PDZRN3 isoform X1 is translated as MGFELDRFSGEVDPDFKCNLCHKVLEDPLTTPCGHVFCAGCVLPWVVQQGRCPVQCQRLSAKELNHVLPLKSLILKLDIKCEHHARGCGQVVKLQQLGAHAEMCDYSPAKCRHKGCGEVLNLRDVDAHMRESCEARPVGICEQGCGLVLTHRELQAGGHCCLKALKGHNSCLQAKVGGLEKELKKEALRAGKREKSLLAQLSAVQLELQMTALRYQKKFTEYSARLDSLSRSLAAPPCKGEETKALTLVLHRDSGSLGFNIIGGRPCVDNQDGSSSEGIFISKIIDTGPAAKEGGLQIHDRIIEVNGKDLSKATHDQAVEAFKTAKEPIVVQVLRRTPRTKAFNPSHESHLVDMGTQTEITFEHIMALTKMGSPPPAVSVLDPYLLPEDHSSVHEYYDPNDYMGGIHQEMDRDELELEEVDLHRVNSQDKLGLTVCYRTDDEDDIGIYVSEIDPNSIAARDGRLREGDRIIQINGIAVQNREEAVALLTSEESKNVSLLVARPEIQLDEGWLDDDRNDFLDDLHMDMLEEQHHQAMQFTASMLQQKKHEEDGGTTDTATILSNQHEKDSGVGRTDESTRNDESSEQENNADDHTTASNTLGSQKKLMYGHDTLRSGDMPFSNESFISADGTDTDFLSIPVDECERFRELLELKCQVKSSNPYSLYYHNSTLDMSKSDHESVDRELEMLNEELRNIELECLNIVRAHKMQQLKDQYREPWMLHNSGFRNYNTSIDARRHELSDITELPEKSDKDSSSAYNTGESCRSTPLTLQISPDNSLRRTMESLSGQGSEGAVAYNASQKNLLPGSESHESSSAKSLSSPKEPDLGKQLDGKERKASDGSKSPAQKLTGSYLSPYHHSPYKHAHIPAHAQHYQSYMQLIQQKSAVEYAQSQMSLVSMCKDFNSSSQGEPRMEWKVKVRSDGTRYITKRPVRDRLLRERAIKIKEERSGMTTDDDAISEMKMGRYWSKEERKQHLVKAKEQRRRREFMMQSRLDCLKEQQGVDEKKEMNIIELSHKKMMKKRNKKIFDNWMTIQELLTHGTKSPDGTRVYNSFLSVTTV